From a region of the Flavobacterium branchiarum genome:
- a CDS encoding DUF262 domain-containing protein yields the protein MNNNPTSEKLTFSELISKHKIEIPIIQRDYAQGREGKADIRTNFLNALLEVVDGKKLELDFVYGSVKKDKEGNTTLQPLDGQQRLTTLFLLHWFVATKENKLDDELKKLLTKFTYETRTSSREFCNDLINKGIDFDNLLETDYHDKEKIKPKNNELSKTIIDSSWFFLSWKRDPTIKSMLRMLDAVQQTFQDKTEVWDKLNNISFHYIELQNFGLSDDLYIKMNARGKPLTDFENFKAKFEQYIKQDDWENYVEPTETFSHQIDTLWTDLFWNYRDKTENIFDEQLLNFFRTKAVINYTLKADIKSNNFRANVDLLRGSDTIPFNQYLELGCFDEEYFTTLKATLNKLSDKDGLNTFISETTYVNEQEIFNGTIKNDLSYPDLVIAFAYYQYLASEKNIEIEKLESWLRVVRNLVEGSRPYLFNNANEFANALRSINELLQYRNSIVDHFAEIQINSLSGFISEQVIEEKLKAKLITQNEDWKNTIIEIENHKYFNGQIGFLLHWCQINDEPNLNSFKEYAEKSKAIFGTTGLNNFENFLFERALLAIGDYLLSKGKNHSFLIDNERDISWKRLLRDNNEKRAYLKQLVDKVSVLNLTIDLQKIVDEFSDKNDWRYYFIKQFEMISACGNQKLIRWDSEFDILLLGSTTTSGYHNEYYSYSLFIELKTQNRLTDISYYPQRSVNDWKFFELNYNQIAFDCNTSKYICTQNNDWYNKQEFENRNSVFDYIIELNTEDKLNEKTLS from the coding sequence ATGAACAATAATCCAACATCAGAAAAATTAACTTTTAGTGAGTTAATTAGTAAGCATAAAATTGAAATTCCTATTATACAGCGTGATTACGCTCAAGGCAGAGAGGGAAAAGCAGATATAAGAACTAATTTTTTGAATGCTTTGCTTGAAGTAGTTGATGGTAAAAAATTAGAGTTAGATTTTGTTTACGGAAGTGTTAAAAAGGATAAAGAGGGTAATACAACTTTGCAACCTCTTGACGGGCAACAGCGATTAACAACTTTGTTTTTGTTGCATTGGTTCGTTGCTACCAAAGAAAATAAGTTAGACGATGAATTGAAAAAACTCTTAACAAAATTCACTTACGAAACACGTACCAGCTCACGTGAATTTTGCAACGATTTAATCAATAAAGGAATTGATTTTGATAATTTGTTAGAAACAGATTATCACGATAAAGAAAAAATAAAACCAAAGAATAATGAACTATCCAAGACAATTATTGACAGCTCTTGGTTTTTCCTTTCTTGGAAAAGAGACCCGACAATAAAATCAATGCTTAGAATGTTAGATGCTGTTCAGCAAACGTTTCAAGACAAAACGGAAGTTTGGGACAAGCTCAACAATATTAGTTTTCATTACATAGAATTACAAAACTTCGGACTTTCCGATGATTTGTATATCAAAATGAACGCAAGAGGTAAACCTCTTACTGATTTTGAAAACTTCAAAGCAAAGTTTGAACAATACATCAAACAAGATGATTGGGAAAATTACGTTGAGCCAACAGAGACATTTTCACATCAAATTGATACTCTTTGGACAGATTTGTTTTGGAATTATCGTGATAAAACCGAAAACATTTTTGACGAACAGCTTCTGAATTTTTTCAGAACAAAGGCAGTAATTAATTATACGCTTAAAGCAGATATCAAAAGTAATAATTTCAGAGCCAACGTTGATTTATTGAGAGGAAGCGATACAATTCCATTCAATCAATATTTGGAGTTAGGTTGTTTTGATGAGGAGTATTTTACAACATTGAAAGCTACTTTAAATAAATTGTCTGATAAAGATGGATTGAATACATTTATTTCAGAAACCACTTACGTGAATGAACAAGAAATTTTTAATGGTACAATTAAAAATGACTTATCATATCCTGATTTGGTTATTGCTTTTGCTTATTATCAATATTTGGCATCGGAAAAAAATATTGAAATTGAAAAATTGGAAAGTTGGTTGCGTGTTGTTCGTAATCTGGTAGAAGGTAGCAGACCCTATTTATTCAATAATGCTAATGAGTTTGCAAATGCTCTACGTTCTATAAACGAATTGTTGCAATATAGAAATTCAATCGTTGATCACTTCGCAGAAATACAAATTAATTCGCTTTCGGGTTTCATTAGTGAGCAAGTTATAGAAGAAAAACTAAAAGCGAAACTTATTACACAAAATGAGGATTGGAAAAATACAATTATTGAAATTGAAAATCATAAATATTTCAATGGACAAATCGGATTTTTATTGCATTGGTGTCAGATAAATGATGAGCCTAACCTGAATAGTTTTAAGGAATATGCAGAAAAATCAAAAGCAATATTTGGAACAACAGGATTGAATAATTTTGAAAACTTTCTTTTTGAAAGAGCCTTGTTAGCCATAGGGGATTATTTGTTGAGTAAAGGAAAAAATCACAGCTTTCTAATCGATAATGAACGTGATATTAGTTGGAAGAGGCTCCTAAGAGATAATAACGAAAAACGAGCATATTTAAAACAGCTTGTTGATAAAGTATCTGTTTTAAATCTTACTATCGATTTACAAAAAATAGTTGATGAATTTTCTGATAAAAATGACTGGAGATATTATTTCATAAAACAATTTGAAATGATTTCCGCTTGTGGAAATCAAAAGCTAATAAGATGGGATAGTGAATTTGACATACTTCTGCTAGGTTCAACAACTACAAGTGGCTATCACAATGAATATTATTCTTATTCTTTATTTATCGAATTAAAAACTCAAAATAGATTAACTGATATTTCATATTATCCGCAACGTTCGGTTAATGATTGGAAGTTTTTTGAATTGAACTACAATCAAATTGCATTTGATTGTAACACCAGTAAATATATTTGTACACAAAACAACGATTGGTATAATAAACAAGAATTTGAAAATAGAAACTCTGTATTTGACTATATTATAGAGCTAAACACGGAAGACAAACTCAATGAAAAAACTTTATCTTGA
- a CDS encoding cyclic-phosphate processing receiver domain-containing protein, with translation MKKLYLDDLRPIPEGHIGVSSYTEFVTYITDSGLPDFISFDHDLGLEESGYDCAKWLVNYCLDNNFRLPKFDVHSQNPVGKENILSLLQNFKKNIKG, from the coding sequence ATGAAAAAACTTTATCTTGATGATTTGAGACCAATCCCAGAAGGACACATAGGAGTTAGTTCTTATACGGAGTTTGTAACTTACATTACTGATAGTGGACTGCCTGATTTCATTTCTTTTGACCACGATTTAGGACTCGAAGAGAGTGGGTATGATTGTGCTAAATGGTTAGTAAATTATTGTTTAGATAATAATTTTCGATTGCCCAAATTTGATGTACATAGTCAGAATCCTGTTGGTAAAGAAAATATATTATCATTACTACAGAATTTTAAAAAGAATATAAAAGGCTAA
- a CDS encoding ATP-binding protein — MESITKKQILESIGKVYEQSKKCKLENSFFESIKSELDTLSQYFKTSDNQTFFIAMVFALNYKGDTVDLNDLIEYFDCNPMKILEYSDDFEYLHKVGIFEKKKSRHRVKLAGANDQFTIHEKITEAILQNKPLPKINEKKIKGIIDLLEQLYKLGDQRDDDKISTFELFREVDKLILDNTHFPLIEKVKQFSLSTEDTYLFLYLIWKTVSGNESTDIGRALEGIYDSPSERVNEVQKLLSGNHILINNNLVEIIEAQFFNDTEMRLTDTSLQLLNDCDIKLFLNKKRKDNIIIPSEIVYRELVFDRDEMNQLETLQNLLQEDKFNETQTRLTNKGLPKGIAVLLHGAPGTGKTEIVKQLAKATDREIMKVEISQSKSMWFGESEKIIKRIFTDYRAYAKESKLTPILLFNEADAIISKRKENSNSNVAQTENAIQNIILEELENFEGILMATTNLANNLDTAFERRFLFKVPFKKPTKKVRAKIWKSKLSHLDEKSCQILADKFDFSGGQIDNIIRKSEIQEIVHGTMTNFEEIQSFCSEESIITKTTKIGFGYAYD; from the coding sequence ATGGAAAGTATCACAAAGAAACAAATTCTGGAAAGCATTGGGAAAGTGTACGAACAATCAAAAAAATGTAAGCTTGAAAATTCATTTTTTGAAAGCATCAAATCCGAACTAGATACACTTTCCCAATATTTTAAAACATCGGATAATCAAACCTTTTTTATTGCAATGGTTTTTGCTTTAAACTACAAAGGAGATACTGTCGATTTGAACGATTTGATAGAATATTTTGATTGTAATCCAATGAAAATTTTGGAATACAGCGATGATTTCGAGTATTTACATAAAGTTGGGATTTTTGAAAAAAAGAAATCGAGACACCGTGTGAAGTTAGCAGGAGCTAATGACCAATTTACCATCCACGAAAAAATCACGGAAGCCATTTTGCAAAACAAACCTTTGCCTAAAATCAACGAAAAGAAAATAAAGGGTATAATAGATTTGTTAGAACAGTTATACAAATTAGGCGACCAACGAGACGATGATAAAATTTCAACCTTTGAACTATTTCGGGAAGTTGATAAATTGATCTTAGATAATACGCATTTTCCGTTGATAGAAAAAGTAAAACAATTCAGTTTAAGCACAGAAGACACTTATCTTTTTTTGTACTTGATATGGAAAACAGTGTCAGGAAACGAATCTACAGATATAGGAAGAGCTTTGGAGGGTATTTATGATAGTCCATCAGAGAGAGTAAATGAAGTTCAAAAATTGTTATCTGGCAATCATATCCTTATTAACAATAATTTGGTTGAAATTATAGAAGCTCAATTTTTCAATGATACAGAAATGAGATTGACGGACACTTCTCTTCAACTTCTGAATGATTGTGACATTAAACTTTTTTTAAACAAAAAGAGAAAAGATAATATCATTATTCCCTCGGAAATTGTTTATCGTGAATTGGTTTTTGATAGGGACGAGATGAATCAATTAGAAACGCTACAAAATTTACTTCAAGAAGACAAGTTTAATGAAACACAGACAAGACTAACAAATAAAGGTTTACCCAAAGGAATTGCAGTTTTGTTACATGGCGCACCTGGAACAGGAAAAACCGAAATTGTAAAACAATTGGCAAAAGCTACAGACAGAGAAATAATGAAAGTGGAAATCAGTCAGTCAAAATCCATGTGGTTTGGCGAAAGTGAAAAAATCATTAAACGTATTTTCACAGATTACAGAGCTTATGCAAAAGAATCTAAACTAACACCTATTTTACTTTTCAATGAAGCTGATGCCATTATTTCTAAAAGGAAAGAAAACAGTAATTCCAATGTGGCTCAAACTGAAAATGCTATTCAAAATATTATACTGGAAGAGCTTGAAAACTTTGAAGGTATTTTAATGGCAACTACCAACTTAGCTAATAATTTGGACACTGCTTTTGAACGAAGATTTTTATTTAAAGTACCGTTCAAGAAACCCACAAAAAAGGTAAGAGCTAAAATATGGAAATCAAAATTATCACATTTAGATGAAAAGAGTTGTCAAATACTCGCAGATAAATTTGACTTTTCAGGTGGACAGATAGATAATATTATTCGTAAAAGTGAAATACAGGAAATCGTTCATGGCACAATGACCAACTTTGAAGAAATACAGTCATTTTGTAGCGAGGAATCCATAATAACAAAAACAACTAAAATTGGATTTGGCTATGCATACGATTAA
- a CDS encoding metallophosphoesterase family protein: MHTIKIKSQNILLLSDTHGKHRLIDIPKNIQIVIHCGDICNAGDMDEVLDFFKWYAQLEIPHKIFIQGNHDLPFELEPEWGKRLIPKDIIWLNDEAIVISEINIMVISAFPFYNGIETKNKIDIIASHYPPYGILDNGFGSEEISNFIFQLAPKYRIFGHNHSNYGKTKYKNIQYINASIYHKLCQKENQ, translated from the coding sequence ATGCATACGATTAAAATTAAAAGCCAAAACATTTTATTGTTATCAGATACGCATGGCAAACATCGTTTAATCGATATTCCTAAAAATATTCAGATTGTAATTCATTGTGGAGATATTTGTAATGCAGGAGATATGGATGAAGTTTTGGATTTTTTTAAATGGTACGCTCAATTAGAAATACCACATAAAATATTTATTCAGGGAAATCATGATTTGCCTTTCGAGTTAGAACCAGAATGGGGTAAAAGATTGATTCCTAAAGACATTATTTGGTTAAATGACGAAGCGATAGTAATAAGTGAAATAAACATAATGGTAATCAGTGCTTTCCCTTTTTATAATGGTATTGAAACGAAAAATAAAATTGACATCATTGCGTCACATTACCCTCCTTACGGTATTTTAGACAATGGATTTGGCAGTGAAGAAATTAGTAATTTTATATTTCAGTTGGCACCAAAATACCGCATATTTGGTCACAATCATTCCAACTATGGAAAAACAAAATACAAAAACATTCAGTATATTAACGCATCTATTTATCATAAGTTATGTCAAAAAGAGAATCAATAG
- a CDS encoding helix-turn-helix transcriptional regulator, producing the protein MSKRESIARYNLIIKKLRKRPATFAEIEEYLALESEIQAYNFNISKRTFQRDRDDIRSLYNIDILFDFSKKVYYIDFDEQPEANERILEAFDTFNALNLTDRLSKHIHFEKRKPQGTEHLYGVLHAIKNQIQIKFVYQKYWEDELTERIVEPYALKEFKNRWYVLSKVLGDDKIKSFALDRLTDLEILNKKFNFPKDFDVNEHYRYCFGIISPNGHQPEDVILSFNAFQGKYIKSLPLHDSQQILIDNEHELRIQLKLFITHDFFMELLSFGENLEVLKPQSLIDDLKSTVRNIQSIYEE; encoded by the coding sequence ATGTCAAAAAGAGAATCAATAGCAAGGTATAATCTCATCATAAAAAAATTAAGAAAACGACCTGCAACATTTGCTGAAATTGAAGAATATCTTGCCTTGGAATCAGAAATTCAAGCTTACAATTTCAATATTTCAAAGCGTACATTTCAACGAGATAGAGACGATATTCGTTCTTTATACAATATCGATATTTTGTTTGACTTTTCTAAAAAAGTCTATTACATAGATTTTGATGAACAACCAGAAGCAAATGAAAGGATATTAGAAGCTTTCGACACCTTTAATGCTTTGAATTTAACAGATAGGCTTTCTAAGCATATTCATTTTGAAAAACGGAAACCTCAAGGTACTGAACATCTGTATGGAGTACTTCATGCTATTAAAAATCAGATTCAAATAAAATTTGTGTATCAAAAATATTGGGAAGATGAGTTAACTGAACGCATAGTAGAACCATATGCTCTGAAAGAATTCAAAAACAGATGGTATGTCTTATCAAAAGTTTTAGGTGATGATAAGATAAAGAGTTTTGCCCTTGACCGTTTAACAGATTTAGAAATTTTGAATAAGAAATTCAACTTCCCAAAGGATTTTGATGTAAATGAACATTATAGATACTGCTTTGGTATTATCAGTCCGAACGGTCATCAGCCAGAAGATGTAATTCTTTCTTTCAATGCATTCCAAGGGAAATATATCAAATCATTACCGTTACACGATTCTCAACAAATTTTGATAGACAATGAACATGAATTAAGAATACAGCTCAAACTATTCATTACACACGATTTCTTTATGGAACTTTTATCCTTTGGAGAAAACCTTGAAGTACTTAAACCTCAAAGCTTGATTGATGATTTAAAATCAACTGTTAGAAATATTCAAAGTATATATGAAGAGTAG
- a CDS encoding peptidoglycan-binding protein LysM, whose amino-acid sequence MIKKWYFYTTLIVIIAFLSTGFKPFKLDAKPWFLTENTDGAEYLLPSKEKKDYPVSDSIPFTGNHLIGFKEAIALKESQGKYRKVNTLGYMGKYQFGTQALRAIGVRNSEAFLKNPALQEKAFLALLSKNKWILRKEIEKYEGKLISGIYITESGILAAAHLGGAGSVKSFFKHNGQKYFRDAYGTSIRSYMKAFGGYNVSSIEADNDATVHSM is encoded by the coding sequence ATGATAAAGAAATGGTATTTTTACACAACGTTAATAGTTATAATTGCATTTTTAAGCACGGGATTTAAGCCCTTTAAGTTAGACGCCAAGCCTTGGTTTCTTACAGAAAATACAGATGGAGCCGAATACTTATTACCATCTAAAGAAAAGAAAGATTATCCTGTTTCAGACAGTATTCCTTTCACCGGAAACCACCTAATCGGTTTCAAAGAAGCAATCGCTTTAAAAGAATCTCAAGGCAAATACAGAAAAGTAAATACACTTGGTTACATGGGGAAATATCAATTTGGAACCCAAGCCTTACGTGCAATTGGAGTTCGAAATAGTGAAGCATTCCTAAAAAATCCTGCTTTACAGGAAAAAGCATTCCTTGCTTTATTGTCAAAAAATAAATGGATTTTAAGAAAAGAGATCGAAAAATATGAAGGAAAGCTAATAAGCGGAATTTATATTACCGAATCTGGGATATTAGCAGCAGCCCATTTAGGAGGTGCTGGTTCTGTTAAAAGCTTTTTTAAGCATAATGGGCAAAAATATTTCAGAGATGCTTACGGAACGTCTATAAGAAGTTATATGAAAGCTTTTGGAGGTTATAATGTGTCTTCGATCGAAGCAGATAATGATGCTACAGTACACTCAATGTAA
- the mltG gene encoding endolytic transglycosylase MltG, with amino-acid sequence MNIKKVITISAVIVISVLMVYGFMLINQIFSANTKFSEKEVYVHVPTGSNYEDVKKLLEPYVKDLSNFEMVANKRNYPENVKPGRFLLTKDMNNMDLVRAMRSNVPVKLAFNNQERLEDFAGRIASQIEADSLSLLTAFKDPEFLKENGFNEENVFAMFIPNTYEVYWNTSALKFRDKMIKEYHNFWTDERIAKAKAQGLTPVEATILASIVHKESVKKDERPRIAGVYLNRLRLEMPLQADPTVIYAIKKKADDFDQVIKRVFYKDLTMSSPYNTYMNTGLPPGPIAMPDITALEAVLNPEKNDYIYFCASVDRFGYHEFASTLAQHNVNAKKYSEWINSQGVVR; translated from the coding sequence ATGAATATAAAGAAGGTTATAACGATAAGTGCCGTAATTGTAATTTCGGTTTTGATGGTTTATGGATTCATGTTGATAAACCAGATTTTTAGTGCTAATACTAAATTCTCAGAAAAAGAAGTATATGTTCACGTTCCCACAGGATCTAATTATGAAGATGTCAAAAAGCTATTAGAACCTTATGTAAAGGATTTAAGTAATTTTGAAATGGTAGCCAACAAAAGAAACTATCCTGAAAATGTGAAACCAGGACGTTTTTTATTGACTAAGGATATGAACAACATGGATTTGGTTAGAGCTATGCGTTCTAACGTTCCAGTTAAATTGGCGTTTAATAATCAAGAAAGGTTAGAGGATTTTGCAGGCCGTATTGCTTCTCAAATTGAAGCAGATAGCTTGTCTTTGTTAACTGCTTTTAAAGACCCAGAGTTTTTGAAAGAAAATGGTTTTAATGAAGAAAATGTTTTTGCAATGTTTATCCCGAATACTTATGAAGTGTATTGGAATACTTCGGCACTGAAGTTTCGTGATAAAATGATTAAAGAATATCATAATTTTTGGACAGATGAGCGAATTGCAAAAGCCAAAGCACAGGGATTAACTCCTGTTGAAGCTACTATTCTAGCTTCAATTGTACATAAAGAATCAGTGAAAAAGGACGAGAGACCTAGAATTGCAGGAGTTTATTTAAACAGATTGCGTTTAGAAATGCCATTACAAGCAGATCCAACGGTTATTTATGCAATTAAAAAGAAAGCGGACGATTTTGACCAAGTGATAAAAAGAGTTTTCTATAAAGACTTAACAATGTCTTCTCCATATAATACATATATGAACACAGGACTTCCTCCTGGACCTATTGCAATGCCTGATATTACTGCATTAGAAGCAGTCTTGAATCCAGAGAAAAACGATTATATCTATTTTTGTGCAAGTGTAGACCGTTTTGGCTATCATGAATTTGCTTCTACTTTAGCACAACACAATGTAAATGCAAAAAAATATTCAGAATGGATTAATAGCCAAGGAGTGGTAAGATAG
- a CDS encoding GNAT family N-acetyltransferase, which yields MITLKGKSIYIRALEPNDLEFIYAVENDLRIWEVSNTQTPYSRFLIKQYLENAHQDIYEAKQLRLAICQDQDFPAVGLVDLFDFDPKNNRAGIGIVIQDNEKRNQNIGSEALELLIKYSFYHLNLHQLYANIGVKNEASNALFTKFGFEKIGTKKDWLLVNGIYQDEAMFQLINKKL from the coding sequence ATGATAACATTAAAAGGAAAATCTATTTACATACGCGCATTAGAACCAAATGATTTGGAGTTTATCTATGCTGTTGAAAATGATCTTAGAATTTGGGAAGTAAGCAATACTCAAACCCCTTACAGCCGTTTTTTGATAAAACAATATCTAGAAAATGCACATCAGGATATATATGAAGCCAAGCAGTTGAGGTTGGCAATTTGTCAAGATCAAGATTTTCCTGCTGTAGGTTTGGTTGATTTATTTGATTTTGATCCTAAAAATAATAGGGCAGGTATTGGGATTGTAATTCAAGACAATGAAAAGAGGAATCAAAATATTGGTTCAGAGGCTTTAGAGCTATTAATTAAGTATTCTTTTTACCATCTTAATTTACATCAATTATATGCAAATATTGGTGTTAAAAACGAAGCAAGTAATGCTCTTTTTACTAAATTTGGCTTTGAAAAAATTGGAACAAAAAAAGATTGGCTTTTAGTTAATGGTATTTACCAAGACGAAGCAATGTTTCAGTTAATTAATAAGAAGTTATAA
- the dapF gene encoding diaminopimelate epimerase yields MQVEFYKYQGTGNDFVMIDNRSAFFPTKDTKLIEQMCDRRFGIGADGLILLENDSETDFRMVYYNADGNQSSMCGNGGRCLVAFAKKLHVIENETTFIATDGLHHATIAPDSIVSLQMIDVDTVNKFEDHTFLNTGSPHHVQLVDDLEHYNVKENGAAIRYGDLYGKAGSNINFVKKIDDKTFSLRTYERGVEDETLACGTGATAVAIAMNAIGETNETDINLNVEGGKLVVSFEKMGEHFTNVFLKGPAEFVFKGTIEI; encoded by the coding sequence ATGCAAGTAGAATTTTATAAATATCAGGGAACTGGAAATGATTTTGTAATGATTGACAATCGTTCAGCGTTTTTTCCTACTAAAGATACGAAATTAATTGAACAAATGTGCGACCGAAGATTCGGAATTGGTGCAGATGGACTTATTTTGTTAGAAAATGATTCTGAAACCGATTTCAGAATGGTGTATTATAACGCTGATGGGAATCAAAGTTCGATGTGTGGTAACGGTGGAAGATGTTTGGTCGCATTTGCTAAAAAACTGCATGTAATCGAAAATGAGACTACTTTTATAGCTACAGATGGTTTACATCATGCTACAATAGCACCAGATTCTATTGTTTCATTGCAAATGATTGATGTTGATACTGTAAATAAATTCGAGGATCATACGTTCTTAAATACAGGTTCTCCGCATCATGTGCAATTAGTAGACGATTTGGAGCATTATAATGTAAAAGAAAATGGAGCTGCTATTCGTTACGGAGATTTGTATGGTAAAGCAGGGAGTAATATCAATTTTGTAAAAAAAATTGATGATAAAACATTTTCATTACGAACTTACGAAAGAGGGGTAGAAGATGAAACTCTTGCTTGTGGCACTGGAGCTACTGCAGTGGCTATAGCAATGAATGCAATAGGTGAAACGAATGAAACTGACATCAACTTAAATGTTGAAGGAGGTAAACTAGTGGTTTCTTTTGAGAAAATGGGTGAACATTTTACCAACGTTTTTCTTAAAGGACCAGCTGAATTTGTATTTAAAGGAACAATTGAAATATAG
- a CDS encoding trypsin-like peptidase domain-containing protein: MKRFSNLFLVSLLSGATTLGAYKLLFDNNGSLFGDKNSIVTVAPDSYSKQVGLGLPIETVDFTAAAEKTIHTVVHVKNVARRTVTNPMLEYFYGYGGQQLQEQVGTGSGVIISQDGYIVTNNHVIKGATEIEITLNNKKSYPAKLIGTDSKMDIALLKINPDGKLPYTIFADSDTVKVGEWVLAVGNPYNLNSTVTAGIISAKARNLGTNGIQSFIQTDAAVNPGNSGGALVNTKGELVGINTMISSTTGSYVGYSFAVPSNITKKIIEDFMQFGNVQRGILGVEGGELNNAASKELGIAQTEGFYVSKVNKNSGAEKSGLQKGDIIVKLDNHDISTFADLSGYINTKRPNDKVQVTFIRDGKNKVVPVVLSKNEFFSTEFKGIELENIDANDKKKFRINYGVKIKALTNENLQQYNDELRGNIILSIDNIKATDIETVSKLLNKKDESQSVRIEMINKNGEVIRVII; encoded by the coding sequence ATGAAACGATTTTCAAACTTATTTTTAGTGTCTTTACTAAGTGGAGCTACAACACTTGGTGCTTACAAATTATTATTTGATAACAATGGTTCACTTTTTGGCGATAAAAACTCAATTGTAACTGTTGCACCTGATTCTTACTCTAAACAAGTTGGATTAGGACTACCAATCGAAACAGTTGATTTTACAGCCGCCGCAGAGAAAACTATTCATACTGTGGTACACGTAAAAAACGTAGCTCGTAGAACAGTAACTAATCCTATGTTGGAATATTTTTATGGTTATGGTGGGCAACAATTACAAGAGCAAGTAGGTACTGGTTCTGGGGTAATTATTTCTCAAGATGGTTATATCGTGACTAACAATCACGTTATAAAAGGAGCAACTGAAATTGAAATTACTTTAAATAATAAAAAATCGTATCCTGCTAAACTAATAGGAACCGATTCTAAAATGGATATTGCTTTATTAAAAATCAATCCTGACGGAAAATTACCTTATACTATATTCGCAGATTCTGATACGGTAAAAGTTGGTGAATGGGTATTAGCAGTTGGTAATCCATACAACCTAAATTCGACAGTAACTGCTGGAATTATTTCGGCAAAAGCTAGAAATTTAGGCACAAACGGTATTCAATCATTTATTCAGACTGATGCTGCTGTAAACCCAGGTAATAGTGGAGGTGCGTTAGTGAATACAAAAGGAGAATTGGTAGGAATCAACACTATGATTTCGTCTACAACAGGTTCTTATGTAGGATATTCATTTGCAGTTCCGTCTAATATTACTAAAAAAATCATCGAAGATTTTATGCAATTTGGTAATGTTCAAAGAGGTATTCTTGGTGTAGAAGGAGGAGAACTTAACAATGCTGCATCAAAAGAACTAGGTATTGCTCAAACTGAGGGTTTCTACGTTAGCAAAGTGAATAAGAATTCTGGTGCCGAGAAATCTGGTCTTCAAAAAGGAGATATCATTGTTAAACTTGACAATCATGACATCTCAACTTTTGCAGATCTTTCTGGATACATCAATACAAAAAGACCAAATGATAAAGTTCAAGTAACTTTTATTCGTGACGGAAAAAATAAAGTAGTTCCAGTAGTTTTAAGTAAAAACGAATTTTTTAGTACTGAATTCAAAGGAATCGAATTAGAAAATATCGATGCCAATGATAAAAAAAAATTCCGAATCAATTACGGGGTAAAAATTAAAGCCCTTACAAATGAAAATTTACAACAATATAATGATGAATTAAGAGGCAACATTATTTTAAGTATTGATAACATAAAAGCAACGGATATTGAAACGGTTTCGAAACTTTTGAATAAAAAAGACGAAAGCCAAAGTGTCCGAATTGAAATGATAAATAAAAATGGAGAGGTTATTCGAGTTATCATCTAA